In the genome of Chloroflexota bacterium, the window CCCTTGGCCCAGTCGGGGGCCGTGTCCACGCGCACCAGCAGTTTGAGGCCATATTGCTCCGACTGGGCCACGATGCGGTCGCTGCGCGACCAGTCGTACTGTCCCTTGCCCGCGCCTTCAATGTCGTACCAGGCGAAGATCTGCTTGATCCAGGTGAACCCGGCGTCGCGCACATAGCCCATGTCGCGGTCGGCGACTTCGGGCCGCCACCAGCCGAAAATCTGCATCCCGTAGTCGGGCGATTTCATGCGCGGCGCGGGGATGCGCGTGGGCTTGGGCGTCAGCGTTGGGGCGGGCGCAGTGGCCGTCGGCGCGGGGGTATCTGTCGGGGCCGGCGTCGCGGTTGGCGCGGGCGTGTCCGTCGGCGCAAACGCCAGCGTGGACGTGGGCGGCAGGGGCGTTGCCGTGGGCGGCGCAAGGGTCGCCGTTGCCGGTGGGCGCGGCGTCTTGGTGGGCGTCGGCGCCACGCTGGCCGCGGGCTGGTAGATGAACACCGCCCACACGGCGAACAGAATCGCCAACACCAGCAGAAAGACGACGGCGACCGTCGCCACGGCCAGCCATTTCGCGCCCGTTGCGCGCTCAGGTTCCAATCCGTCAATGGGTTGCCAGCGTTGTCTTCGCATGCTGCCTCACTTCATAATTGACCCGCGAATGAGATGCGGGTAGAAACCTCACCCCCGCCTTCGGCCTCCACTTCTCCGCAAGCGGAGATGCGGGTAAGAATCTCACCCCCGGCCTTCGGCTTCCACCTCTCCGCAAGCGGAGATGCGGGTAGAAACCTCACCCCCGCCTTCGGCCTCCCCCTCTTCGCAAGCGGAGAGGGGGATTGAGGGGGTGAGGTACGGTCAGTCCCATTCAACGCGAAGCACGGGTCAGGACTGGCCCGTGCTCCGCGCGTGCAAATGCTCGGTTATCCCCTTACTTGGGCATATTCGCCAGCGCCGCGTAGGCGGGTCGCAGGCTCCAGTCGGCCCGCACGATGCCGAACGCTGCCTTCTCGTCGGCGGGGCCTGCCACCGGCGCGAAGTTCAAGTTCCACAGGAACATGACGCCCACGAAGCCCCAGTTCTTGCCCATCTGGTAGGCGCGCGTGATGTACTGCGCCTGTTCGGCCTCGGTGTTGTTGGCGGCGTACTCGTAGCCCGGCGCGGGGCCTGCGCCCAGGTTCTCGGTGCTGGCCCAGCCGAACTCAGTAACCCAGATGCGCTTGCCCGAATCGCCGTACTTGATCATCACGTTGCGGTACTGCTCCATCGTGGCGCGGAAGAACCACGACCGATGCCCCTTGTTTCCAGGTTCGTTGGGGTCGGTGTAGCCGACCGTGGCGTCGGGCGGGTTGTTGTAGCCGCTGGGGTGCGCGCCGATAGCGTCGCAATAGTTCTTCAGGCCATGCTGGTACATCTCTTCCAGGTAGATGGCATCATCCACAGCGGTATCGTAGTCGTGCCAGCCGGTAGGCGTGAGCGCGCCGCTGACAACGATGGCGCTCGGGTCCACGGCCTTGACCGCGCGGTAGGCGCGCTTTAGCAGTTCCATGTAGGCCGCCGCGCTCAGTTTCTTGCCGCGGCCGCCCCATTCGTAGTACAGGTTCTGCTCATTCCAGATTTCGTAGGCTTGGACCTTGCCCTTGTATCGCGCTGCCACCTGGCCGATGAAGTTGGCGTAGTCATCCGGGTTGGCCGGCGGGCCGGCGACGCTGAAATCGGTGTCGCCAGGGCGCGCCCAGTCGGGGGCCGTAACCACGCTCAGCAAGATCTTCAGGCCGTTGGCGCTGCAATTGTTCACCATGCGGTCCAGTTCGCCCCAGTCAATCTGGCCTTTGGTCTTCTCCATGTCCTCCCAGCGCACCTGCTGTTTGACCCACGAGAAGCCCAGGCCCTTGATGGCCCCGATGATGCGGTCGTGATCGCCCTGGCTGATGAAGTGCGCCTGGATGCCGTAGCCGAAGAACCCGCCCACCTTGGGCACGACAGGCTTGGGCTTCGGCGTCGCCGTTGGCTTCGGCGTGGGCGTCGGCGTAGGCGTGGGCGTCGGGGTCGGCGTTACCACCTTGACGGCGACGCGGTCGCCTCGCCCGCTCACCGTGCGCCCGCCGTCCAGCGAAATCCCCGCGGCCACCACGTACTCGCCCGGCTGATCCGCCATGAAGGTGTATACGCCATCCTGGAGCGAACGGGTCGCCTCGGCCACGGGGCCATCGCCGCCCTGCACCGTGTAGACCAGCGTGAACTCGCTGGGCTTGACGCTGGCCGCCTGGTCGGCGCGGTACTGCTCCAGGGCGCTCGCCAACCGCTCTTCCACCGGATCGCCCGTGAGGTCGGTCAGGAACACGCCCCCGATGCGGTAGGGGGCCAGCGTCTGGAGCTTGCGGGCCAACGCGGCCCCGTCGTCAATCCAAACGGTGTGCTTCGCGCCCTGCGCGTCGGTGTACTCATAGATGTAGGCGCTGGTGGCCGGATCCAGCGCGATCTTCGCCTCGGGCGAGAGACCGGCGGTCAGGGTGAGCGGCTGGCCGGGCAGCACCTCCACCGCGCCGCCCTGCACGGCCAGGCGGCTCAACGGGAGCAGCGCCTCGGACATGGGGAGATGCTGTACCCCTGCCGCGGACACGTCCAGGCTCATGGCGCAGAACTCCACGGCCAGTTTCTGGCGCGGGACCCGGCTGACGGCCCATGCCAGCATCTGATCCAGCGCGCCGCCCGCGACGCACGCCTTCGGGTCCGAAGGGGCGGCAAAGCGCACGACGTCGGCTCGCTGGCCCAGCACCGCCCAGTCGTAAGGGCCGGTGTCCCAGGTGTCGCCGTCGGCCACCGGCGCGGGCACTCGGACGGCCAGCGTCGCCCCGACCTCGTGCAGGGCTGCCGCCAGGTCGCCCACAAAGTCGCTGAAGCGGTCGGTCAACCCCGCATCAAAGCCACGATAGTCCAGCGTAACGCCTGCATGTTTGCCATCGGTTACCCACTTGACAATGGCGGCAATGTGGTTCGCCATCCGCGTCTCGTCCCCCAGGATGGCATCCAGTGTCGGGAAGTCGGCCTGCCCGTTCTCATCCACGTTGGTCAGCAGCGGCAGGACCGCCCACGGAGAAACGGAAATCTCCGAAGCGCCTGCGCGGAACACGGGCTGCACCGACCCATCCGGCGCGGGCGCGAGCGCGTTGGCCGACGGCATCCCGGCCACCCCCACCGCGGCGCTGCCGCCGCTCACCCCCGACGACGGACTCTCCTTGGCCGCAGGCTGGGCCAGCGCCACCAGGAACGCCGACGGCGGTTCGGGCAGTTCCGCCGTGATGATGTCCTGGTCCGGGTGGACGGTGGACGGGAGCCACCGCCACGTCGCGCCGGTCCACTCGTAGAGGTCCAGCGCCTGCACAGGCTCGGAATCGTTGGGAATGGGGATGGTCAGCGTTACCGGCACGGGCGCAGCCTGCTTGAACTGCAGTTGGTAGAGCGGGCTGCGCGGCGCGATGGCCTGCGGCAGGGCGCTGGCGGCTTGGGCCAGTTCGTCGCCCGCCCGGCCGTTCAGGAACTGCTCACGAGGCACCGATGAGAAGCGCGCCCTCAGAATCTTGCCCGGAAGCCCGGCGGGGATGTGAACGATCGTCCCGTCCGGGTCCTCCAGCGTCGCGCCGTCGTACCGGACGGCCGTCCAGCCAATGTCGGAGATGCGCGTTACGACTCGGAACGGTGGTAGCAGCAGGCTCGCGACCAGCAACAGCGGGATGATCGCAAAGGTTACGATCTGCTCCGCCCACTGGCCCGAGAGGTACTTCCAGATGAAGTTGCTCTTCTGCATGTCTTCATCACTCCTATTGCGGTGTGGTGATGCGTGCGCACGGTCTTACTTGCAAAATCCGGGTTGCCTATCGTTGACTCTCGCCCAGGGTCGCCTGAAGCGTGAGCGTCTGACCATACCGGTTCACATGGAGCGTAACCGTCTCTCCCGGCTGGTGATGCAGGAGAACGTTCAAGAACGGGTGCTCGCTGTCCAGCGTCTCGTCGTTGATGGCCAGGAGCACGTCGCCGGGCTTCAGGCCCGCTTGGTCTGCCGGGGATCGCGGCACGACCCGCACGACCAGCGTTCCCTGCGTAACCGACAGGCCGTAGTAGGTGGCCATGCCGGGCGTGAGTTCCACGTGGCTGATGCCCAGGTACGGCCGGCGCACATAGCCGTACTGGATGAGTTGCGCGGTTACCATCCGCACCGTGTTGCTGGGGATGGCGAACCCCAGCCCCTCGGCCACGTCCAGGGTGGTGCCGTCGCCGCGGATGATAAGCGTGTTGATGCCGATGACCTGGCCCTGAAGGTTCACCAACGGGCCGCCGCTGTTGCCGTGGTTGATGGCCGCGTCGGTCTGGATGAGGCCCTCCATGCGGAACCCCTCGCCCATGTCAATGGAGCGGTCCAGGCCGCTGATGACCCCGACCGTTACGGTGTTCTTGAACTCGCCCAGGGCACTGCCGATGGCCACGACGCGCTGCCCCTGGACCAGGGCGTCGGAGTCGCCCAATTCGGCCATGGGCAGGCCCGGGTCGCCCAGGATGCGCAACACCGCCAGGTCGCTCAAGTCGTCCGCGCCTACCAGTTCCGCGTCGTACTTCTGCCCGCTGGCGGTGATGACGCTGAGCGAGGCGTTGCCCTCCACCACGTGGTTGTTGGTAATCACGTAGCCATCGGGGGCGATGACAACCCCACTGCCCAACGACTGGGGCTGGCGCAGGTTGCCGAAGAAATCCCATTGCGGCGTCTTGAGGTTGACCACGGTTACCACCGAAGGCCCCACCTTGGCCACCACCGCGATCGTGGCCGATTCCTCCTGCACCGTCAGCACGGTAGGCGGGGGCGAAGCGGGCGCGGGGGTTGGCTGCTGGACAACCTGCGGCGTCGGACTCGGCGGGGGAACGACCGCGCGCGCCGCCATCCAACGGGCGACGCCAAACCCGGCCACTCCCCCCGCGAGTGTGCCAAAGATCAACGAAAAAATCACCGCCAGCGTTAGCGTCCAACAGCCGGAACGCTCACGGGTCATTACCCCTACCCTCCTTGTGGTAGCGGGTATTCTAGCATAGGCCGACGGCTTTGGCAAATGCAACGGCGGTCGCGGCCTGGCTCTATTCGGTGTCGGTGAGACAGGTGCGGCGC includes:
- a CDS encoding cellulase family glycosylhydrolase; the protein is MQKSNFIWKYLSGQWAEQIVTFAIIPLLLVASLLLPPFRVVTRISDIGWTAVRYDGATLEDPDGTIVHIPAGLPGKILRARFSSVPREQFLNGRAGDELAQAASALPQAIAPRSPLYQLQFKQAAPVPVTLTIPIPNDSEPVQALDLYEWTGATWRWLPSTVHPDQDIITAELPEPPSAFLVALAQPAAKESPSSGVSGGSAAVGVAGMPSANALAPAPDGSVQPVFRAGASEISVSPWAVLPLLTNVDENGQADFPTLDAILGDETRMANHIAAIVKWVTDGKHAGVTLDYRGFDAGLTDRFSDFVGDLAAALHEVGATLAVRVPAPVADGDTWDTGPYDWAVLGQRADVVRFAAPSDPKACVAGGALDQMLAWAVSRVPRQKLAVEFCAMSLDVSAAGVQHLPMSEALLPLSRLAVQGGAVEVLPGQPLTLTAGLSPEAKIALDPATSAYIYEYTDAQGAKHTVWIDDGAALARKLQTLAPYRIGGVFLTDLTGDPVEERLASALEQYRADQAASVKPSEFTLVYTVQGGDGPVAEATRSLQDGVYTFMADQPGEYVVAAGISLDGGRTVSGRGDRVAVKVVTPTPTPTPTPTPTPKPTATPKPKPVVPKVGGFFGYGIQAHFISQGDHDRIIGAIKGLGFSWVKQQVRWEDMEKTKGQIDWGELDRMVNNCSANGLKILLSVVTAPDWARPGDTDFSVAGPPANPDDYANFIGQVAARYKGKVQAYEIWNEQNLYYEWGGRGKKLSAAAYMELLKRAYRAVKAVDPSAIVVSGALTPTGWHDYDTAVDDAIYLEEMYQHGLKNYCDAIGAHPSGYNNPPDATVGYTDPNEPGNKGHRSWFFRATMEQYRNVMIKYGDSGKRIWVTEFGWASTENLGAGPAPGYEYAANNTEAEQAQYITRAYQMGKNWGFVGVMFLWNLNFAPVAGPADEKAAFGIVRADWSLRPAYAALANMPK
- a CDS encoding trypsin-like peptidase domain-containing protein — translated: MTRERSGCWTLTLAVIFSLIFGTLAGGVAGFGVARWMAARAVVPPPSPTPQVVQQPTPAPASPPPTVLTVQEESATIAVVAKVGPSVVTVVNLKTPQWDFFGNLRQPQSLGSGVVIAPDGYVITNNHVVEGNASLSVITASGQKYDAELVGADDLSDLAVLRILGDPGLPMAELGDSDALVQGQRVVAIGSALGEFKNTVTVGVISGLDRSIDMGEGFRMEGLIQTDAAINHGNSGGPLVNLQGQVIGINTLIIRGDGTTLDVAEGLGFAIPSNTVRMVTAQLIQYGYVRRPYLGISHVELTPGMATYYGLSVTQGTLVVRVVPRSPADQAGLKPGDVLLAINDETLDSEHPFLNVLLHHQPGETVTLHVNRYGQTLTLQATLGESQR